In a single window of the Candidatus Caccoplasma merdavium genome:
- the gap gene encoding type I glyceraldehyde-3-phosphate dehydrogenase: MIKVGINGFGRIGRFVFRAAQKRNDIQIVAINDLCPVDYLAYMLKYDTMHGQFDGTIEADVENSQLIVNGQKIRVTAEKNPADLKWDAVGAEYVVESTGLFLTKEKAQGHIDAGAKYVVMSAPSKDDTPMFVCGVNEKTYAGQKFVSNASCTTNCLAPIAKVLNDKWGITDGLMTTVHSTTATQKTVDGPSMKDWRGGRAASGNIIPSSTGAAKAVGKVIPELNGKLTGMSMRVPTLDVSVVDLTVNLAKPATYAEICAAMKEASEGELKGVLGYTEDAVVSSDFLGDTRTSIFDAKAGIALTDTFVKVVSWYDNEIGYSNKVLDLIAHMATVNK, translated from the coding sequence ATGATTAAAGTAGGTATTAATGGTTTCGGCCGCATCGGACGTTTTGTTTTCCGTGCTGCTCAAAAGAGAAACGACATTCAAATCGTTGCCATCAATGACTTGTGTCCCGTAGACTATTTGGCATATATGCTCAAATATGATACGATGCACGGACAATTCGACGGTACCATCGAGGCCGACGTAGAAAACAGCCAACTGATTGTTAACGGTCAGAAAATCCGCGTGACGGCTGAAAAGAATCCCGCCGACCTGAAATGGGACGCCGTAGGTGCTGAATATGTTGTAGAGTCGACCGGTCTCTTCCTGACCAAAGAAAAAGCTCAGGGTCACATCGATGCCGGTGCCAAATATGTCGTTATGTCGGCTCCTTCGAAAGACGACACCCCCATGTTCGTATGCGGTGTAAACGAAAAGACCTATGCCGGTCAGAAATTCGTTTCGAACGCTTCCTGCACCACCAACTGCTTGGCTCCCATCGCCAAAGTATTGAACGACAAATGGGGTATCACCGATGGTTTGATGACCACCGTTCACTCTACCACCGCTACCCAGAAAACCGTTGACGGTCCTTCGATGAAAGACTGGCGTGGTGGCCGTGCCGCTTCGGGCAACATCATTCCCTCGTCGACCGGTGCTGCCAAAGCCGTAGGTAAAGTTATCCCCGAACTCAACGGTAAACTCACCGGTATGTCGATGCGTGTTCCGACCCTCGATGTTTCGGTTGTTGACCTCACCGTAAACTTGGCCAAACCCGCTACCTATGCCGAAATCTGCGCCGCTATGAAAGAGGCTTCGGAAGGCGAACTCAAAGGTGTGCTGGGCTATACCGAAGATGCTGTCGTTTCGTCGGACTTCCTCGGCGACACCCGCACTTCTATCTTCGACGCCAAAGCCGGTATCGCTCTTACCGATACCTTCGTAAAAGTAGTTTCTTGGTATGACAATGAAATCGGTTACTCCAACAAAGTACTCGACCTCATCGCTCACATGGCTACCGTAAACAAATAA
- the trmB gene encoding tRNA (guanosine(46)-N7)-methyltransferase TrmB, with amino-acid sequence MGKNKLQKFDDMSGYPHVFQYPFAVLREKGFAMQGRWNADFFKNDHPIVLELGCGKGEYAVGLARKYPHKNFIGVDIKGARMWTGAKASLQEGLSNVAFLRTSIELIDHFFAPGEVSEIWITFPDPQMKKVRKRLTSTRFMELYRRVLRPDGLIHLKCDSPFLYTYTCEMVKANRYPVRVQTDDLYHSGIDDDILSIRTFYEQQWLDRGMTIKYIQFVCEPRDAYVEPDVEIEYDSYRSFNRSKRSAAASGK; translated from the coding sequence ATGGGAAAAAACAAATTACAGAAATTCGACGACATGAGCGGCTATCCGCATGTCTTTCAATACCCCTTTGCCGTTTTGCGGGAGAAAGGTTTTGCGATGCAAGGCCGTTGGAATGCGGATTTTTTCAAGAACGACCACCCCATTGTCCTCGAACTGGGCTGCGGCAAAGGCGAGTATGCCGTGGGACTGGCACGCAAGTATCCGCACAAGAACTTTATCGGCGTCGACATCAAGGGCGCCCGCATGTGGACCGGCGCAAAAGCCTCCTTGCAGGAAGGACTCTCCAATGTGGCCTTTTTGCGCACGTCGATAGAACTCATCGACCATTTCTTCGCACCCGGAGAGGTGTCGGAGATATGGATTACCTTCCCCGACCCTCAGATGAAGAAGGTGCGCAAACGCCTCACCTCGACCCGTTTCATGGAGTTGTATCGCCGGGTGTTGCGTCCCGACGGGCTGATACATCTCAAATGCGACAGTCCGTTCCTTTATACCTACACTTGCGAGATGGTGAAGGCCAACCGCTATCCCGTGCGGGTGCAGACCGATGACCTCTACCACTCGGGCATCGACGACGACATTCTCTCCATACGCACGTTTTATGAACAGCAATGGCTCGACCGCGGCATGACCATCAAATACATACAATTCGTGTGCGAGCCCCGTGACGCCTATGTCGAGCCCGATGTGGAGATAGAGTATGACTCCTATCGCAGTTTCAACCGCAGCAAGCGCAGCGCCGCCGCTTCGGGAAAATAA
- a CDS encoding helix-turn-helix domain-containing protein → MTNDELIGRVRELIKMLQITQNEFADRIKTDRSNFSKHVNGKLPINESLINKIVVGLGVSKEWLLTGRGNVFYMMPPQHSKAVSLPASAIHSDVRQGAKVYDVDVTAGNMGRSMMFSNDRLIGAIDVPFISPDSSIVRVSGDSMQPVICCGDMVAIREVRNLDLIFWGQIYVVLLDDYRMVKYVRKHQDPSMVILRSANKEYDDIEVRKSDIRDLFVVEHIIRFDSRM, encoded by the coding sequence ATGACGAACGATGAACTCATAGGTCGGGTCAGGGAGCTGATAAAAATGCTGCAAATCACTCAGAATGAGTTTGCCGACCGCATCAAAACCGATCGTTCCAATTTCTCGAAGCATGTCAATGGCAAGTTGCCCATCAACGAGTCGCTCATCAACAAGATTGTCGTGGGCCTGGGGGTATCGAAGGAGTGGCTGCTCACCGGTCGGGGCAACGTCTTCTACATGATGCCGCCTCAGCACAGCAAGGCCGTGTCGTTGCCGGCCTCGGCCATACACAGCGACGTGCGTCAGGGAGCGAAAGTCTATGATGTCGATGTGACCGCCGGCAACATGGGGCGCAGCATGATGTTCTCCAACGACCGCCTTATCGGGGCGATAGACGTTCCCTTTATCAGCCCCGACAGCAGCATCGTGCGGGTGAGCGGAGACAGTATGCAGCCGGTCATTTGTTGCGGCGACATGGTGGCCATCAGGGAGGTGCGCAACCTCGACCTCATTTTCTGGGGACAGATATATGTCGTGCTCCTCGACGACTACCGCATGGTGAAGTATGTGCGCAAGCACCAGGACCCCTCGATGGTGATTCTGCGCAGCGCCAACAAGGAATATGACGATATAGAGGTGCGCAAGAGCGACATACGCGACCTCTTCGTGGTGGAACACATCATACGTTTCGACAGTCGCATGTAA
- the mdh gene encoding malate dehydrogenase, which produces MAKITVVGAGNVGATCANVLAFNEVADEVVLLDIKEGVAEGKALDMMQTATLLGFDTKISGVTNDYTKTAGSDVVVITSGIPRKPGMTREELIGVNAGIVKAVTDSILAHSPNAIIVCVSNPMDTMTYLIQKTSGLPKNRVIGMGGALDSSRFKCYLSKALNANANEIEGIVIGGHGDTTMIPLVRFASYKGMPVAQLLEKETLDKVVADTMVGGATLTKLLGTSAWYAPGAAAAYVAEAVIRDQKKVVPCSVYLEGEYGENDICIGVPVVLGRTGWEKVVDFQLNDEEKALFKASAEAVRKTNSALNL; this is translated from the coding sequence ATGGCAAAAATCACAGTCGTAGGCGCCGGTAATGTGGGTGCCACCTGTGCCAATGTTTTGGCATTCAATGAAGTGGCCGATGAAGTTGTTCTGCTCGACATCAAAGAAGGCGTAGCCGAAGGCAAAGCCCTCGACATGATGCAGACGGCAACCCTTCTCGGATTCGACACCAAAATCAGCGGCGTAACCAACGATTATACCAAGACGGCCGGTTCGGACGTTGTTGTCATCACCTCGGGTATTCCCCGCAAACCGGGCATGACGCGCGAAGAGCTCATCGGCGTAAACGCCGGTATCGTCAAAGCCGTGACCGACAGCATTCTCGCTCACTCGCCCAATGCCATCATCGTGTGCGTCAGCAACCCCATGGACACGATGACCTATCTGATACAGAAAACCTCGGGGCTGCCCAAAAACCGTGTCATCGGCATGGGAGGCGCCCTCGACAGCTCCCGCTTCAAATGCTACCTGAGCAAAGCCCTCAACGCCAACGCCAACGAAATCGAAGGCATCGTCATCGGCGGCCATGGCGACACCACCATGATACCCTTGGTGCGCTTCGCCTCCTACAAAGGCATGCCCGTCGCCCAACTGCTCGAAAAAGAGACGCTCGACAAAGTCGTAGCCGACACCATGGTGGGCGGCGCCACCCTCACCAAACTGCTCGGCACCTCGGCCTGGTATGCCCCCGGCGCTGCCGCCGCCTATGTGGCCGAAGCCGTGATACGCGACCAGAAGAAAGTGGTTCCGTGCAGCGTCTACCTCGAAGGCGAATACGGAGAGAACGACATCTGCATCGGCGTGCCCGTCGTACTGGGCCGCACCGGTTGGGAAAAAGTCGTCGACTTCCAACTCAACGACGAAGAGAAAGCCCTCTTCAAAGCCAGCGCGGAGGCCGTGCGCAAAACCAACAGCGCCCTCAACCTCTAA